Proteins from a genomic interval of Patescibacteria group bacterium:
- a CDS encoding inorganic diphosphatase, which translates to MKVFIENEAGSDQKNLYNEKTLEYKKTVTVSRKYPYSYGFILDTTSGDDDNVDAFIITDKELKAGQIVECEPVGLMEQMEKSWDKSKGDVEEVDHNVLMILEDSGQNIVSDKVKDSLTDFVLHVFDHIRPNKNRVGNFLDKEQALKYIESCKDV; encoded by the coding sequence ATTGAAAATGAAGCTGGTTCAGACCAAAAAAATCTCTACAACGAGAAAACTTTGGAGTACAAAAAGACTGTAACGGTATCGAGAAAATATCCCTACTCTTACGGATTCATTCTTGACACAACAAGCGGCGATGATGATAACGTGGACGCCTTTATTATCACTGACAAGGAGTTGAAAGCTGGTCAAATCGTGGAATGTGAACCTGTCGGGTTGATGGAGCAGATGGAAAAGTCGTGGGATAAGTCTAAGGGCGATGTAGAAGAAGTAGATCACAACGTCCTCATGATTTTAGAAGATAGCGGTCAAAATATTGTCAGTGATAAAGTAAAAGATAGCCTCACGGATTTCGTGCTCCATGTTTTTGACCACATTCGTCCAAACAAAAATCGGGTAGGGAATTTTCTCGACAAGGAACAAGCATTGAAATATATTGAAAGCTGTAAAGATGTTTAA